The Clarias gariepinus isolate MV-2021 ecotype Netherlands chromosome 24, CGAR_prim_01v2, whole genome shotgun sequence region AATGCTTTGTTCTAACAGCAGTCTTCTCCCTCTTGAATTAGTAGTTGATGTATGACAGAGGAGAGCTAGCTGGTTGGTGTGGACTAATGAAAAATATTCAGAATTGTTCAACCCTAAAGTAGGAAGAAGATGCCCTCAAAACCAATAAACGACAACCACcagaacaataaaaacacatatgATTACTGGTggattatgcaaaaaaatattataagaaaaaacttccatttttcttttatgttgctTAATTgcggttggaatccagtaggttgGTTACATTACCACCAACTGTAGGCCTCATTCTCCTTCATCTTTCCTGCCTTTTAAAGCCCATTTTCCAGTCCAGCTTTCCTTAAAAATGTCTAATGCGTTCTTTCCTGATCTTGTCTTGACCTGCTCTGTATCTTAACCTCTCGGTCTACTTTATTCACTACTTCAATGCACTTTTTCTTCTCAAGATGTTTCTTCTCAGTACCAATCAGCATCTTCAGTTGGAGTTCTGTAGATTGTATCATTGCCACCTATATTATCCCTCACCTCAGCTTCCCTGTCCTCTAAAGTCGACTTTCCAGTTGTCTTCctcaaaaacattaaatgcttcCTTTCCTGATCAGTGACTCCCCATTCTATCCATTTTTATCATTAGTTTCTTCTTCTATAAAATTGACTAACATAATAGTGTGGCTGTCTTTTGATCTCAGACCGGACAAGACCAGAGTTTGGTCCTTATTGCAAGAACTAATAAAAAGGAGTCTAATTTGATTGATAGGCAACATTAGcaaaattagaataaaatttAGGGGGAATTTTCAAGCATtaaatacactgatcagccataatctTAAAACCTAGGTTTTGGGTCCCCTTTGTGCCACCTTGGGCAGCTCTGACCCCTTGGGGCATGACTCTAAAGGGCCTTTGGGTGTTGTGGGTTGGGAGGTGGAGCCTTCATGAATAAGAATTGTTTGTTGAGCCTGGAGGCTGGCTCTGTCGTCTTGGGCTGTTTGCCTGCTGGACCCGTTAGTTGCAATGCACTGGGTGTTCAGGTGATTTCCTACCATTGACTTTTTTCAACAATTTTctactgcattggcttttcagTGAGATCGGACTGGAAGGTTCTCCGCAGGCGTGTTTAAGCCTTGAGCAATAAAGATCCTGTTGGTTACCAACACATACACCAATTTACCAGTGTATAGTTGGTAACCAACACATGTTTAGCTCACATAGCGGTAGGGTTAGTGTTATGGCTGAccattgtatataattgttacAAGCATATGTAAGTTTTCTTAAATCTCACAGCTGTAGCTcaaaatttttacttattttgtcaTTCATAACTACAACTggataattattttaaacaaaagtccAAGGtgctgcaaagaaaaaaacaatagcagCTTGTAAATAATGATGTAATAAGATGATCATTAAGTTAAAGATAGTATTACTATAATCATAAACAGTCCACTGTGAATAGTTCTTAGGTATTCTCTTATAGATATATAtgaatgtatgaaatgtgttaTAACCTCTGAGGCTTGAGAGCTGTGACACATACTAGTTTGTGTACTAGCAGGCAAATTGCTGGAAATCTATTCTGGATGGCATCAAGAcgtgtaaatatttaaagactCTTGCATATCAATGAGGATAAAAGTGTATATATTTCCTTGGGacttaaattttattgttttaaggaATTTTATTGAAGGAATGCGTTAGGGTAAGTTTTTTCAGCAGGCTCTGGATTTCTGGACTTGTCCCCGGGTAAATTAGCTGCATGTCAGTAGGGAGTAAAGAGTCATTTGGGATTCAGTCTGGGATTGTGGTAGTAAATTCAGCTGCTGAGAGGATCATAGGCCACTCGTCCTTGAGAGGTCGCAGTATGACAGCATGCTCATTGTGTGCCCTTCTGCACCATCTGTGTGAAGCGGTTGGTGATGGCGAGAGTGGTGTCGATGAAGCGCTCCACACAGCTCACGAGGCACGTCTCGGTACGTGAGTCCAGTTTTGAGCTTGGCTTGTCTATACATTTGTCCCAACACACATCTGTGAAGTTGTGTACCTGTAAATACAGTCTCAGGGTCAATTCAAGGATATACATATAACAGGAAGTACTGATACACTAAAATAGATACCTTCGATGTGATCGAATTGTATTATGTGACACAAAACGTATATGGTGAATGTGATCATGAGAAAAGTTTCCATCACACCACTCAGTTGCTTTAGCATGTTTGTAGAGTCTCTACTCAGTTACAGCAGTAGATTAGTATCGATATGTGTAATTAAAGCTTTCATATGGAGATtttagtgatttttatttttttcttttggataAAAATCCATTTCTGTAATGCTAAGGCTCTGCAGTGGAGCTCCCTCATGACATACCTGAGCCTGAAACTGTGCTTTCTGTTGCTCCACAGCAATCAGACGCTGAAGTTCCGCCGCTTCCGCTTTTTCCGACGAACCGGCCGACGGCATATCGAAACTACTAAAGTCTGCCATTCTCTCACTCTATATGCGATATTTTACAATACAGTGCGAGACGCTTAACAACAATCACCTCAAAGCGTAAAGCACGGAGAGAACCGCATGCAACCCGGAAGGACTTCCGTAACCAGGTGGATATGACGTCACACGTAAGCTATCGGCAGgcgaaaaaaaaggaaagaaagaaacggattttcctaaataaaaaaaaatatatatttttttttaccatgaatatgataattatttatttaaatatatttttaaaaaatttaatgtttataatttccaagttttttttattcataaatgaaAATTTCATAATAGTATACCCCTCTTtcttgtatatatactgtatagaaatgTCATTATAGTATAATTAGAAAGTTGTCAAAAAAACTCCAAAGGTTTtagaaatttacatttatgtgaGTCATATGGAATAATTCTTTACTACTTTCCCCCCTACTTTTATACTTgtttgcttatactgtatatcttctaTATTTCTTTATGTTCTTAATTGTGGATAGTTGATTATATTACACCAGAATGTTGTATATGGTATACTTTTACTTTTCCTCGTTTGTAATTGTTAAAcgtttttaacaattaaacGTCTTAATACAACTATCATTGTATCATTAGAGTTTAGTGGTAATGTAAGtatctttatattattttctcatttcctgttttataataatattgacCTTAcaggtttgtaaaaaaaaaaaaaaaaaaaaactcattcatTCCACTTGGTGgcagcaaaggaaaaaaagacacactTGAGACACGCTTCCGGTATGAGTGGTACAAACAGGAAATAATGTGTGGTACTAATTGGATGCGAAGACGTGTCCGCCATATTGGAAAGGGCCAGATACTGACAAGTGGGGGATTTGCCACAATAAAATCTCCCGTAACGAAGAGTCAAACACAACACAGAGTCCAAATTATACATACAGGGTCAATAATACGCATACACCAAACCTAATATTTGGTTGcaaatttcacattttaaatagcAAGTTTCATCTTTATCAGACACTTTTGGTAGCCATCAGCAAGTTTCTAGCAGAATTCTAGTGGGATTAAATTAAATCAGTTACATTTGTTGGCTTCTTTGGCATCGACTTTTATGCATGGtccacattttttcttttttaatgtgtgtttaggGACAATGTCCTGTTGCAGCACTTTGAGGTTATGCGGTGGAATTCTGAGGTAGTCCTTCATCCTCACTATTTTATTGGCTTTGCATAATGGACCAGTTCCACTGGCAGGAAAACAGGCCcaaatcatgatacttaatttctTAAAGAGCATTGGGGACTTGGAAATATTCATTATAGTGTGGTGTTGTGACGAGGCTTTATGCTCTGTCATAAACAATGAACTTGTTTTTACAAACAATTTTAATTAAGA contains the following coding sequences:
- the timm8b gene encoding mitochondrial import inner membrane translocase subunit Tim8 B, producing the protein MADFSSFDMPSAGSSEKAEAAELQRLIAVEQQKAQFQAQVHNFTDVCWDKCIDKPSSKLDSRTETCLVSCVERFIDTTLAITNRFTQMVQKGTQ